One genomic window of Nakamurella panacisegetis includes the following:
- a CDS encoding DEAD/DEAH box helicase, with translation MAPLAAPTAPTTTSESILNGDAAFQDADLHTESALVDNLDEYEEEVPAFGFDALNLPDSLIRAVTKLGFTTPSEIQEQAIPALLAGRDITGVAQTGTGKTAAFGLPLLAAIDPALRQVQALVLTPTRELAMQVAEAIGSFAEFMPRVTVVPVYGGSSFLPQKAALKNGAQVVVGTPGRIIDHLERGTLDLTGIRYMVLDEADEMLRMGFAEDVDRILQDAPKDRQTALFSATMPSAIRNVANRHMNSPVDITVAKKAGNTVSIRQTYAVVPFREKVDALARILQVSEGDATIVFVRTKGACDEVGAELIARGVSAAAINGDVPQKERERIIERLRSGKLDVLVATDVAARGLDVDRIDLVVNFDAPGEVESYTHRIGRTGRAGRTGEALTFFTPREMSRLRLIERYTRTTLEQVTPPSQADVAAHKATKVLEQATARLAIGRLEHYRQAVATYLAQEDLTAAELAATLLALAAGDDGVVAPKQSQASFAADRPERGGEYSARRGEFGREDRFSRDGDRAATNRPDRPRKPNATPAGPRYRVAVGHAHGVRPAGIVGAITAEGGLAGRDLGRIDIFDTYSLVEIGGHISPAAFGRISAAKVSGQSLKIQLDTSPHTGGASSGPRRSGPGNERPARAGHRTAR, from the coding sequence ATGGCGCCCCTTGCTGCCCCCACCGCCCCTACCACCACGTCTGAATCGATCCTGAACGGCGACGCCGCCTTCCAGGATGCCGATCTGCACACCGAATCAGCGCTGGTCGACAACCTCGACGAGTACGAGGAAGAAGTTCCCGCCTTCGGGTTCGACGCGCTGAACCTGCCCGACTCCCTGATCCGCGCCGTCACCAAGCTCGGCTTCACCACTCCCTCGGAGATCCAGGAGCAGGCCATCCCGGCCCTGCTGGCCGGCCGCGACATCACCGGTGTTGCCCAGACCGGTACCGGCAAGACGGCCGCGTTCGGTCTGCCCCTGCTGGCCGCCATCGATCCGGCCCTGCGCCAGGTCCAGGCCCTCGTGCTCACCCCGACCCGCGAACTGGCGATGCAGGTGGCCGAGGCCATCGGCTCCTTCGCCGAGTTCATGCCCCGGGTCACCGTGGTCCCGGTCTACGGCGGGTCCAGCTTCCTGCCCCAGAAGGCCGCACTGAAGAACGGTGCCCAGGTCGTCGTCGGTACCCCCGGCCGCATCATCGACCACCTCGAGCGCGGCACCCTCGACCTGACCGGCATCCGCTACATGGTGCTCGACGAGGCCGACGAGATGCTCCGCATGGGCTTCGCCGAGGATGTCGACCGCATCCTGCAGGACGCCCCGAAGGACCGCCAGACGGCCCTGTTCTCGGCCACCATGCCGTCGGCCATCCGCAACGTGGCCAACCGTCACATGAACTCCCCGGTCGACATCACCGTCGCCAAGAAGGCCGGCAACACGGTCAGCATCCGGCAGACCTACGCCGTCGTCCCGTTCCGCGAGAAGGTCGACGCATTGGCCAGGATCCTGCAGGTCAGCGAGGGCGACGCCACCATCGTGTTCGTCCGGACCAAGGGCGCCTGCGACGAGGTCGGTGCCGAACTGATCGCCCGCGGTGTCTCGGCCGCCGCCATCAACGGTGACGTCCCGCAGAAGGAGCGCGAGCGCATCATCGAGCGTCTCCGCAGCGGCAAGCTCGACGTCCTGGTCGCCACCGACGTCGCCGCCCGCGGGCTGGACGTCGACCGGATCGACCTGGTCGTCAACTTCGACGCCCCGGGTGAGGTCGAGTCGTACACGCACCGCATCGGTCGTACCGGCCGCGCCGGCCGCACCGGCGAGGCCCTGACGTTCTTCACCCCGCGCGAGATGAGCCGCCTGCGGCTGATCGAGCGGTACACCCGCACCACGCTGGAGCAGGTCACCCCGCCGTCGCAGGCCGATGTGGCCGCCCACAAGGCGACCAAGGTTCTCGAGCAGGCCACCGCTCGACTGGCCATCGGCCGCTTGGAGCACTACCGCCAGGCGGTCGCGACCTACCTGGCGCAGGAAGACCTCACCGCGGCCGAACTGGCCGCGACGCTGCTGGCCCTGGCCGCCGGTGACGACGGCGTGGTCGCGCCCAAGCAGTCGCAGGCGTCCTTCGCCGCCGACCGGCCCGAACGCGGCGGCGAATACAGCGCCCGCCGCGGCGAGTTCGGCCGCGAGGACCGGTTCTCGCGTGATGGCGACCGTGCCGCCACCAACCGTCCGGATCGTCCGCGCAAGCCCAACGCCACTCCGGCCGGCCCGCGCTACCGCGTGGCCGTCGGTCACGCGCACGGCGTCCGCCCGGCCGGCATCGTCGGCGCCATCACCGCCGAAGGCGGCCTGGCCGGCCGCGACCTGGGTCGGATCGACATCTTCGACACCTACTCGCTGGTCGAGATCGGCGGGCACATCTCCCCCGCCGCATTCGGACGCATCTCGGCGGCCAAGGTCAGCGGACAGTCGTTGAAGATCCAGCTCGACACCAGCCCGCACACCGGTGGCGCGTCCTCCGGCCCGCGTCGCAGCGGCCCGGGCAACGAGCGTCCGGCCCGCGCGGGTCACCGCACCGCCCGCTGA
- a CDS encoding RelA/SpoT family protein — MSSELAGEVKGSVPSDAVPQLAGVPGAAASPPGGLPSRPKPGPARPAVPAVAAEVEDQPAMSATRRMRSRLTRRMSGQRTPAAAGRTVLEPLFAVHRALHPKADLKVMQFAYEVAENAHRGQFRKSGDPYITHPLAVATILADLGMDTTTLVAALLHDTVEDTPYTLDDVRRDFTEEVAHLVDGVTKLDKVHFGDAAEAETIRKMIIAMAQDPRVLVIKLADRLHNMRTMRFLAPDKQARKAKETLEVLAPLAHRLGMATIKWELEDLAFAILHSKRYDEIVRLVADRAPSRDTYLAAVTEQLNAELTAAKIPAEVVGRGKHYYSIYQKMQVRGREFDEIHDLVAVRILVGTVRECYAVMGVVHAMWAPMPGRFKDYIAQPRYGVYQSLHTTVIGPQGKPLEVQIRTHDMHHTAEYGIASHWRYKETRGTHAGSGASVDEMAWMRQLLDWQREAGDAGEFLDNLRYEIRSNDIFVFTPKGDIHTLPAGSTPVDFAYSVHTEVGNRCIGAKVDGRLVALERTLSNGQIIEIFTSKAPNAGPSRDWLSFVASSRAKTKIRQYFAKERREEAVDVGKEAITKAARREGLPVQRLISHDALAAAAHDLGFKDIAALYAAVGESHVSAKSVVTKVVSILGGAEEAGDAIAERSVPSVARRPRPTANVGVLVKGISDIQVKLARCCTPVPGDQILGFITKGGAVSVHRTDCTNADALREESARLVDVTWDPNSASVFLVTIQVEALDRHRLLSDITKTLADEKVNILSANLSMSKDRMAISRFSFEMADPKHLGHLLRTVRGVEGVYDVYRVTSA; from the coding sequence ATGAGTTCAGAACTGGCCGGCGAGGTCAAGGGTTCGGTTCCGTCCGACGCCGTTCCGCAGCTGGCCGGCGTACCCGGTGCGGCCGCGAGCCCGCCGGGAGGGTTGCCATCGAGGCCGAAGCCGGGTCCGGCGCGTCCAGCCGTGCCCGCGGTCGCCGCCGAGGTGGAGGATCAGCCGGCCATGTCGGCCACCCGGCGCATGCGCTCGCGGTTGACCCGCCGGATGAGTGGACAGCGGACGCCGGCTGCGGCCGGGCGCACGGTCCTCGAGCCGCTGTTCGCGGTACATCGGGCGCTGCATCCGAAAGCCGACCTGAAGGTCATGCAGTTCGCCTACGAGGTCGCCGAGAACGCCCACCGCGGCCAGTTCCGTAAGTCCGGTGACCCGTACATCACGCACCCACTGGCTGTCGCGACGATCCTGGCTGATCTGGGCATGGACACGACCACGCTGGTGGCCGCCCTGCTGCACGACACCGTCGAGGACACGCCCTACACCCTGGACGACGTCCGGCGGGATTTCACCGAGGAGGTCGCGCACCTGGTCGACGGCGTGACCAAACTCGACAAGGTGCACTTCGGCGACGCGGCCGAGGCGGAGACCATCCGCAAGATGATCATCGCCATGGCGCAGGACCCGCGCGTGCTGGTGATCAAGCTGGCCGACCGGCTGCACAACATGCGGACCATGCGGTTCCTGGCCCCGGACAAGCAGGCCCGCAAGGCCAAGGAAACCCTCGAGGTGCTGGCACCCTTGGCCCATCGGCTGGGCATGGCCACCATCAAGTGGGAACTGGAGGACCTGGCCTTCGCCATCCTGCACTCCAAGCGGTACGACGAGATCGTGCGGCTCGTCGCCGACCGGGCCCCGTCGCGGGACACCTACCTGGCGGCGGTGACCGAGCAGCTGAACGCTGAACTGACCGCGGCCAAGATCCCGGCCGAGGTCGTCGGCCGCGGCAAGCACTACTACTCGATCTACCAGAAGATGCAGGTCCGCGGGCGCGAGTTCGACGAGATCCACGACCTGGTCGCCGTCCGTATCCTGGTCGGCACGGTGCGCGAGTGTTACGCCGTGATGGGCGTCGTGCATGCCATGTGGGCCCCGATGCCCGGCCGGTTCAAGGACTACATCGCCCAGCCGCGGTACGGCGTCTACCAGTCGCTGCACACGACCGTGATCGGGCCCCAGGGCAAGCCGCTCGAGGTGCAGATCCGTACGCACGACATGCATCACACCGCTGAGTACGGCATCGCGTCGCACTGGCGCTACAAGGAGACCAGAGGCACCCACGCCGGTTCGGGTGCCTCGGTCGACGAGATGGCCTGGATGCGCCAACTGCTCGACTGGCAGCGGGAGGCCGGCGACGCCGGGGAGTTCCTGGACAACCTGCGGTACGAGATCCGTTCCAACGACATCTTCGTCTTCACGCCGAAGGGCGATATTCACACCCTGCCGGCCGGGTCGACGCCCGTCGATTTCGCCTATTCGGTTCACACCGAAGTGGGAAATCGCTGTATCGGCGCCAAGGTCGACGGACGGCTGGTGGCGTTGGAACGCACCCTGTCCAACGGGCAGATCATCGAGATCTTCACCTCGAAAGCGCCGAACGCCGGCCCGAGTCGCGATTGGCTGTCGTTCGTCGCGTCGTCGCGGGCGAAGACCAAGATCCGCCAGTATTTCGCGAAGGAACGCCGCGAGGAAGCGGTCGACGTCGGGAAGGAGGCCATTACCAAGGCGGCCCGTCGGGAGGGCCTGCCGGTACAGCGGCTGATTTCCCACGACGCCCTGGCTGCGGCCGCCCACGACCTGGGATTCAAGGACATCGCTGCGCTCTACGCCGCGGTCGGAGAGAGTCATGTCTCCGCGAAAAGCGTTGTCACCAAGGTGGTCTCGATTCTGGGCGGCGCCGAGGAGGCCGGCGACGCGATCGCCGAGCGGTCCGTTCCCTCGGTGGCCCGGCGGCCGCGCCCGACGGCCAATGTCGGGGTGCTGGTCAAGGGCATCTCGGATATCCAGGTCAAATTGGCTCGCTGTTGCACCCCGGTGCCCGGTGACCAGATCCTCGGATTCATCACCAAGGGTGGTGCCGTGTCGGTCCACCGGACGGACTGCACGAATGCCGATGCCCTGCGCGAGGAATCCGCCCGGTTGGTGGACGTCACGTGGGATCCGAATTCGGCGTCGGTATTCCTGGTCACCATCCAGGTGGAGGCGCTGGACCGTCACCGCCTGCTGTCCGATATCACCAAGACATTGGCCGACGAAAAGGTGAACATTCTGTCGGCCAACCTGTCGATGTCGAAAGACCGGATGGCCATCTCGCGGTTCTCGTTCGAAATGGCCGACCCCAAGCACCTCGGGCACCTGTTGCGCACCGTCCGGGGCGTCGAAGGCGTGTACGACGTCTATCGCGTCACCAGCGCCTGA
- a CDS encoding D-2-hydroxyacid dehydrogenase, with amino-acid sequence MTAALKVVLATPLAPELRHLITEVDPGVELLVDDDLLPPQRFPGDHSGDPAYRRTPEQARAFEELLARADVLYGIPDVDPRLLAAAVARNPGLRWVQTMAAGGGSTVQAANLSDADLARVTFTTSAGVHGATLAEFALFGVLAGAKDLPRLQQLKAAREWPARWAMRQVGEQTVLVVGLGGIGQQTAKLLKGLGATVLGVKRTPAAVDFVDEVHTDSALPELVARADAIVFTLPGTDSTSGLYDAELIAATKPGAVIVNVGRGTVIDEPALIDGLSDGRLHSAYLDVTAVEPLPADSPLWTLPNVVIAPHTAALNDKEDERIAELFAANLRAFLDGRPLRNVVDPAEFY; translated from the coding sequence GTGACTGCTGCCCTGAAGGTTGTCCTGGCCACCCCGTTGGCTCCCGAACTGCGCCATCTGATCACCGAGGTCGACCCCGGCGTCGAGCTGCTCGTCGACGACGATCTGCTTCCGCCCCAACGATTTCCCGGTGACCATTCCGGGGATCCGGCATACCGGCGGACTCCGGAGCAGGCCCGGGCGTTCGAGGAACTGCTGGCCCGCGCCGATGTGCTCTACGGCATTCCGGACGTCGACCCGCGCTTGTTGGCTGCGGCCGTGGCCAGGAATCCGGGACTCCGGTGGGTGCAGACCATGGCCGCCGGCGGTGGATCCACCGTGCAGGCCGCGAACCTGTCCGATGCCGACCTCGCGCGGGTCACGTTCACCACCTCGGCCGGCGTGCACGGCGCCACCCTGGCCGAGTTCGCGCTCTTCGGCGTCCTGGCCGGGGCCAAGGACCTGCCCCGCCTGCAGCAGCTGAAGGCGGCCCGGGAGTGGCCGGCGCGCTGGGCCATGCGTCAGGTCGGTGAGCAGACGGTCCTCGTGGTCGGGCTGGGGGGAATCGGCCAGCAGACGGCCAAGCTGCTCAAGGGCCTCGGCGCGACGGTGCTCGGGGTCAAGCGCACGCCGGCGGCGGTCGACTTCGTCGACGAGGTGCACACCGATTCCGCGCTGCCGGAGCTGGTGGCCCGGGCGGACGCCATCGTCTTCACCTTGCCCGGCACCGACAGCACCTCCGGTCTGTACGACGCCGAGCTCATCGCGGCGACCAAGCCCGGTGCCGTCATCGTCAACGTCGGCCGCGGCACCGTCATCGACGAACCGGCCCTGATCGACGGCCTGTCCGACGGCCGGCTGCATTCGGCCTACCTGGACGTCACGGCGGTGGAACCGTTGCCCGCGGATTCTCCGCTGTGGACGCTGCCCAATGTGGTGATCGCCCCGCACACGGCCGCGTTGAACGACAAGGAGGACGAGCGGATCGCCGAGCTGTTCGCCGCCAACCTGCGGGCGTTCCTCGACGGCCGGCCGCTCCGCAACGTGGTCGACCCGGCCGAGTTCTACTGA
- a CDS encoding peptidylprolyl isomerase, with translation MTVPSNQQRREAAKRKLERQLVRREERERGRRQRLIVIGVVATVLVVAGGIWYATTRPKSSTAASDTTSTGTQTAATTSAPKTPCTYTTSGKAAKTVNKPSNTSPANTGTVDATIKLNGQDVPITLDRAAAPCTVNSFVSLASQKFYDNSPCWRLTGNSALNILQCGDPTGVGNGGPGYTFADELTKTKTYPKGTIAMANSYDANQQSGENTNGSQFFIVYKDSTLSPHYTVFGKVSDAGMAVIDAIAAKGVKNNAQDGAPVAKAVIDSVTVPADSVTATGSYASSATATAAAAGGAGGATTAAAATASTSASSSK, from the coding sequence ATGACAGTGCCCAGCAACCAGCAGCGACGTGAAGCAGCCAAGCGGAAGCTTGAGCGCCAGCTCGTCCGCCGCGAGGAGCGGGAACGCGGCCGCCGTCAGCGTTTGATCGTCATCGGGGTAGTCGCCACCGTCCTGGTCGTCGCCGGGGGCATCTGGTACGCGACCACTCGACCGAAGTCCTCGACGGCCGCCAGTGACACCACCTCCACCGGCACCCAGACCGCGGCCACCACGTCAGCCCCGAAGACCCCGTGCACGTACACCACGTCGGGCAAGGCCGCCAAGACGGTCAACAAGCCGAGCAACACCTCGCCGGCCAACACCGGCACCGTCGACGCGACCATCAAGCTCAACGGCCAGGACGTGCCGATCACGCTCGACCGCGCCGCCGCGCCGTGCACGGTCAACTCGTTCGTCTCGCTGGCGTCCCAGAAGTTCTACGACAACTCCCCCTGCTGGCGCCTGACCGGCAACTCGGCGCTGAACATCCTGCAGTGCGGTGACCCGACCGGCGTCGGCAACGGCGGACCCGGCTACACCTTCGCCGACGAGCTGACCAAGACGAAGACCTACCCCAAGGGCACCATCGCCATGGCCAACAGCTATGACGCGAACCAGCAGAGCGGGGAGAACACCAACGGTTCGCAGTTCTTCATCGTCTACAAGGATTCGACCCTGTCCCCGCACTACACCGTCTTCGGCAAGGTGTCCGACGCCGGCATGGCCGTGATCGACGCCATCGCCGCCAAGGGTGTCAAGAACAACGCCCAGGACGGCGCTCCGGTCGCCAAGGCCGTCATCGACAGTGTGACCGTGCCGGCCGATTCCGTGACCGCCACGGGCAGCTACGCCTCCAGCGCGACGGCCACTGCGGCTGCCGCTGGTGGGGCTGGTGGGGCGACGACCGCCGCGGCCGCGACGGCGAGCACCTCGGCGTCCAGCTCCAAGTAG
- a CDS encoding Rv2578c family radical SAM protein yields the protein MRWDRQALAIEDGEALPGLGRLAGLVRSVRTPEFAGVTFHEVNSKSALNRIGAKSPMPFPWSVNPYRGCTHGCVYCFARGTHSYLEFDTGHDFDTQIVVKINIAEVLRRELARPGWLREHVAMGTNTDPYQRAEGRYQLMPGVVRALAGSGTPFSILTKGTVLSRDLPLLAALQEDVPVGLGVSLALLDPDLQARLEPGTPSPKARLDLIRRITGAGLPCGVLVAPVLPHLTDRPEQLRELVGQLKQAGVTGVSAVTLHLRPGAREWFFPWLARVHPELVGVYERLYARGANAASDYRRMLSARFAGIREEFGLGSQDPPGTRGIPGATDASFPAGSMPTPREPEQETLF from the coding sequence ATGCGGTGGGACAGGCAGGCGTTGGCGATCGAGGACGGCGAGGCGCTGCCCGGTCTCGGCCGGCTGGCCGGCCTGGTCCGGTCGGTCCGCACTCCGGAGTTCGCCGGGGTCACCTTCCACGAGGTCAACTCGAAGTCGGCGCTGAACCGGATCGGGGCGAAGTCACCGATGCCGTTCCCCTGGTCCGTCAATCCCTATCGCGGCTGCACGCACGGCTGCGTGTACTGCTTCGCCCGCGGCACCCATTCCTACCTGGAGTTCGACACCGGCCACGACTTCGACACCCAGATCGTCGTCAAGATCAACATCGCGGAGGTGTTGCGCCGGGAGCTGGCCCGTCCTGGTTGGCTCCGGGAGCATGTCGCGATGGGTACGAACACCGACCCGTACCAGCGGGCCGAGGGCCGCTACCAACTGATGCCCGGGGTCGTCCGGGCCCTGGCCGGCAGTGGTACCCCGTTCTCGATCCTGACCAAGGGAACTGTGCTGTCGCGGGACCTGCCCCTGCTGGCTGCCCTGCAGGAGGATGTGCCGGTGGGGTTGGGAGTTTCGCTCGCGCTGCTGGATCCGGACTTGCAGGCTCGGCTGGAACCGGGCACCCCGAGCCCGAAGGCCCGGCTGGATCTGATCCGCCGGATCACCGGGGCCGGACTGCCGTGCGGGGTGCTGGTCGCGCCGGTGCTGCCTCATCTCACCGACCGTCCCGAGCAGTTGCGGGAATTGGTCGGGCAGCTCAAGCAGGCCGGCGTGACCGGAGTCAGCGCGGTGACGCTGCACCTGCGCCCAGGCGCCCGGGAGTGGTTCTTCCCGTGGCTGGCGCGCGTGCACCCCGAACTGGTCGGTGTCTACGAGCGGTTGTACGCCCGGGGGGCCAACGCCGCATCCGACTACCGCCGGATGCTCTCGGCCCGGTTCGCCGGGATCCGAGAGGAGTTCGGCCTCGGCTCGCAGGATCCGCCGGGCACCCGTGGGATTCCTGGGGCGACAGACGCCTCGTTCCCGGCCGGGAGCATGCCGACGCCCCGGGAACCCGAACAGGAAACCCTGTTCTGA
- a CDS encoding tellurite resistance TerB family protein, producing the protein MAFWDSLKTKTADMNAQLKLKTGQFKNKEFAAGSMAICALIAAADGTIDPSERQKTAGLIVANDVLSIFPPADLQEKFNFYCDKLTRDYDFGKVEAIATIGKLKSKPDQARAVIQIGIIIGGADGNFDEHERKAVKEACFAVGISPTEFDL; encoded by the coding sequence ATGGCATTCTGGGATTCGCTCAAGACCAAGACGGCGGACATGAACGCCCAGCTCAAGCTGAAGACCGGGCAGTTCAAGAACAAGGAATTCGCTGCCGGCAGCATGGCCATCTGCGCACTGATCGCCGCCGCGGACGGCACCATCGATCCCTCGGAGCGTCAGAAGACGGCCGGATTGATCGTGGCCAACGACGTGCTGTCGATCTTCCCGCCGGCCGATCTGCAGGAGAAGTTCAACTTCTACTGCGACAAGTTGACCCGCGACTACGACTTCGGGAAGGTCGAGGCGATCGCCACCATCGGGAAGCTGAAGTCGAAGCCGGACCAGGCGCGCGCCGTCATCCAGATCGGCATCATCATCGGCGGCGCCGACGGCAACTTCGACGAGCACGAGCGCAAGGCCGTCAAGGAGGCCTGCTTCGCCGTCGGGATCTCGCCGACCGAGTTCGACCTGTAA
- a CDS encoding MBL fold metallo-hydrolase, whose amino-acid sequence MFIAGFPAGSFQANCYVIGAERGGDALVVDPGEAATERLADVLREHDMRPVAVLLTHGHLDHMASAAQVCGEADIPAYLHDADEYMLDDPLAGLSDQLREALAGLDLTGLRPGTVSSLADVTELRVAGLTVQVDHTPGHTGGSVVYRFASDGDRPEILLTGDTLFAGSVGRTDLPGGSSTQLMSSIGRHLLTRPDDAVVLPGHGPTSTIGDERRTNPFLN is encoded by the coding sequence GTGTTCATCGCAGGTTTTCCGGCCGGGTCGTTCCAGGCCAATTGTTACGTCATTGGTGCAGAACGGGGCGGTGACGCCCTGGTCGTGGATCCGGGAGAGGCGGCAACCGAGCGTCTGGCCGACGTGCTGCGCGAACACGACATGCGCCCGGTCGCGGTCCTGCTGACCCATGGGCACCTGGATCACATGGCCAGTGCCGCCCAGGTGTGCGGCGAGGCGGACATCCCGGCCTACCTGCACGACGCCGACGAGTACATGCTCGACGACCCGCTGGCCGGCCTGTCGGACCAACTGCGCGAGGCATTGGCCGGGCTCGATCTGACCGGGTTGCGACCCGGCACCGTCAGTTCGCTGGCCGATGTGACCGAACTGCGGGTGGCCGGGCTCACCGTGCAGGTCGATCACACTCCGGGCCATACCGGCGGGTCGGTGGTCTATCGGTTCGCATCCGACGGCGACCGTCCCGAGATCCTCCTGACCGGTGACACGCTGTTCGCCGGGTCGGTCGGGCGTACCGATCTGCCTGGCGGGTCGAGCACGCAGTTGATGAGCTCGATCGGGCGACATCTGCTCACCCGTCCCGACGACGCCGTTGTGCTACCCGGACACGGTCCGACCAGCACCATCGGCGACGAGCGGCGCACGAACCCGTTCCTGAACTGA
- a CDS encoding SDR family oxidoreductase: MPVQSRPVVLITGSSRGIGAETARIVSRELGARTVINYRDKAKRAENVVAEIAAAGGEAVAVRADVTDAASVTAMVEQIKATWGRLDVLVLNASGGMERGADAGYALRLNRDAQVDLVRAALPLMPSGSRVVFVTSHQAHFHGRQPGIEAYEAVAASKRAGEDALRAMIPELTALGIDLIVVSGDMIAGTITVTLLDRAHPGVVAARRDQAGEIPTLEEFATQVAAAVRADHATGHTVYVGGADYLVAR; encoded by the coding sequence TTGCCTGTCCAGTCCCGCCCCGTCGTCCTGATCACCGGTTCCTCGCGCGGCATCGGGGCCGAGACGGCCCGCATCGTCAGCCGTGAGCTGGGCGCGCGCACGGTGATCAACTACCGGGACAAGGCCAAGCGGGCGGAGAACGTGGTGGCCGAGATCGCGGCGGCCGGCGGTGAGGCGGTCGCGGTTCGCGCCGACGTCACCGACGCGGCGTCGGTGACGGCCATGGTCGAGCAGATCAAGGCGACCTGGGGCCGGTTGGATGTGTTGGTGCTGAATGCTTCCGGCGGGATGGAACGCGGGGCCGACGCGGGCTACGCCCTCCGCCTGAACCGCGATGCCCAGGTCGACCTGGTTCGAGCCGCGCTGCCGCTGATGCCGTCCGGGTCGCGGGTCGTGTTCGTCACCAGTCATCAGGCGCACTTTCACGGCCGACAGCCAGGCATCGAGGCCTACGAGGCGGTCGCGGCCAGCAAGCGGGCCGGCGAGGACGCTCTTCGGGCGATGATCCCGGAACTGACGGCGCTGGGCATCGACCTGATCGTGGTCTCCGGCGACATGATCGCCGGGACCATCACCGTGACGCTCCTCGACCGCGCCCACCCCGGTGTCGTCGCCGCCCGCCGTGACCAGGCCGGCGAGATCCCGACGCTGGAGGAGTTCGCGACGCAGGTCGCCGCGGCGGTCCGCGCCGACCACGCGACCGGGCACACCGTGTACGTCGGCGGCGCCGACTACCTGGTCGCGCGGTAG
- the hisS gene encoding histidine--tRNA ligase — MAGKNNTISAPKGVPDYVPPQSRTFVAVRDTLVAAADRAGYSPIELPVFEDTALFTRGVGESSDVVSKEMYTFTDRGDRSITLRPEGTAGVMRAVIEHGLDRGALPVKLVYEGPFFRSEAPQAGRYRQFHQVGIEAIGSDDPALDAEVIAVGHEAYRAIGLTGYRLELTSLGDQNDRPAYREKLQAFLAALPLDDATRERARINPLRVLDDKRPAVQAMLADAPLMLDNLSAESSEHFTEVLAILDRLDVPYVINPRMVRGLDYYTRTTFEFVHPKLGAQSGLGGGGRYDGLMAELGGQPLSGIGFGLGVDRTVLAAAAEGLAVGPTARCEVYGVPMGQAASRELAVIAGRLRGAGIRVDRSYGGRGLKVALKSADSSGARVALVLGERDLEQGTVMVKDLLSGDQRPVALAEVESAVAAILAG, encoded by the coding sequence ATGGCTGGCAAGAACAACACCATCAGCGCGCCCAAGGGCGTTCCGGACTACGTGCCGCCGCAATCGCGGACGTTCGTCGCGGTGCGCGACACCCTGGTCGCAGCGGCCGACCGAGCCGGCTACTCGCCGATCGAACTGCCGGTGTTCGAGGACACCGCGCTGTTCACCCGCGGCGTCGGCGAATCCAGCGACGTGGTGTCGAAGGAGATGTACACCTTCACCGATCGCGGCGACCGGTCGATCACCCTTCGGCCCGAGGGCACGGCCGGCGTCATGCGGGCCGTCATCGAGCACGGGCTGGACCGCGGCGCGCTTCCGGTCAAGCTGGTCTACGAAGGGCCCTTCTTCCGCTCCGAGGCCCCGCAGGCCGGTCGGTACCGGCAGTTCCACCAGGTCGGGATCGAGGCGATCGGATCGGACGATCCGGCCCTTGACGCCGAGGTGATCGCCGTCGGCCACGAGGCCTACCGGGCCATCGGGCTGACCGGCTACCGGCTGGAGCTGACCTCACTCGGCGACCAGAACGACCGCCCGGCGTACCGGGAGAAGCTGCAGGCGTTCCTGGCCGCCCTGCCGCTGGACGACGCGACCCGGGAGCGCGCGAGGATCAATCCGCTTCGGGTCCTGGACGACAAGCGGCCCGCCGTGCAGGCCATGCTGGCCGATGCGCCCCTGATGCTGGACAACCTGTCCGCGGAGTCCTCCGAGCACTTCACCGAGGTACTGGCCATCCTGGACCGCCTCGACGTCCCGTATGTCATCAACCCCCGGATGGTCCGCGGCCTCGACTACTACACCCGCACCACGTTCGAGTTCGTGCACCCGAAGCTGGGGGCCCAGTCCGGGCTGGGTGGCGGCGGCCGGTATGACGGGTTGATGGCCGAACTGGGCGGGCAACCGCTGTCCGGCATCGGGTTCGGCCTCGGCGTCGATCGCACCGTGCTGGCCGCCGCGGCCGAGGGACTCGCGGTGGGGCCGACCGCCCGGTGCGAGGTCTACGGAGTGCCGATGGGACAGGCGGCGTCACGCGAGCTGGCCGTCATCGCCGGTCGTCTGCGGGGGGCCGGGATCCGGGTGGACCGCTCCTACGGCGGACGCGGGCTGAAGGTCGCCTTGAAGTCGGCCGACTCCTCCGGCGCCCGGGTGGCGCTCGTCCTGGGTGAGCGGGACCTGGAGCAGGGCACCGTGATGGTCAAGGACCTGCTGTCCGGTGACCAGAGGCCGGTCGCGCTGGCCGAGGTGGAGTCGGCCGTGGCGGCAATCCTGGCCGGGTGA